The sequence CTGGCCTCACCCAATGTCATGGATTACAGCGAGATCTCCGATACCCACAGCATCGTGGAGCTGGTGGCTCCCAAGAAATTCTGGACCAAGAAGATCTCCGAGCTGAAATTTGAAGAGAACACGATGGTCTCCATCGTGGCCATCAAGCGAAAGGTCCCGGTGATCACCCCGGAAGGAGAGACCGAGTTCCGGGAGGAGATAAACATAAAACCGTCCCCCGAGGAGAAGATCAACAGATCCGATATCCTGATCATGATCGGCAGTTTTGAGGGCATTCAAAAGGTCAGGGGCATTCAATAATATGATCAACTTAGCAGGTTAACATAATGGATAGCGATAACAGTCAGGGGCCGGAAAAAATTCTGGCCCAGAAAAAAAAGGCAATCGAGACCATAATAGAAATGGGTAAATTCTATTTTTTGAACCAGAAATTCGACGAAGCCATGGCGGAATATAAAAAAGCCATTGCCCTGGATAGCAAGAGCATTGATGCCTACTACAATCTGGGTATCACTTTGGAAGCCCTGAGCGATGAGGACGGCGCCAGGGATGCTTTTGCCAAAGTGATCGAACTGGAGCCGGGAAACAAGGGGGCCCAGGAACATTACGACCGTCTGGTGGAGAAATAAATTGACAGGATTATCATTCTGCTATTACCCCTTGACTTTTCCTGTAAAATAGGGTATCATACATATACTGAATTGCGTTTACCCTTTAAACTGATCCCGAGAGGTCAGAAAGGAAATAATATGAAAATCCCCAAAGATTTTTTAGCCTCCAACCCTGATTGACAGGGGTGGAGGTTTTTTTTATGTCATTGTACTGATCCGGAGCAGTTTAAGCTAGATTGATAAATCAAAATAATAATATATACGGAGGCAGTATGACCAAACAGAAAGCAGTCATAATGGACGCCAAACAGGTGGAACGGGCCATGATCAGGATCGCCCATGAGATCGTGGAGCAGAACATGGGCACCAAGGATCTGTTGATCATCGGCATCAAGCGGCGGGGCGATACTTTAGGCAAGCGGATAGCCCGCATCATCAGTGGCATCGAAAAGACAGATATTCCCTACGGGGCCATCGATATCACCTTTTATCGGGACGACCTGCAGACCATCGCCCACCAGCCGGTGGTCAACCAGACCGACCTTAATCTGGATGTCACCGGCAAGACGGTGATCCTGGTGGACGACGTACTGTACACCGGGCGCACGGTCCGGGCGGCCATAGACGAGATACTGGATTTCGGGCGTCCCAAGAGCATCGAACTGGCGGTGCTGATAGACCGGGGGCACCGGGAGCTGCCTATCAAGGCCAATTACGTGGGCAAGAACGTTCCCACCTCGCACAAGGAGATAATAGCGGTCCGCACCCAGGAGGAGGACGGCGAGGAGAAAGTGATCATAAAGGAGCTGAACGATGAAGTGGAATAAAAAGGACCTGCTGGACCTGGAATCGCTGTCGGCCGAGGAGATGAACATGATCCTGGACACCGCCAAGAGCTTCCGGGA is a genomic window of Candidatus Edwardsbacteria bacterium containing:
- the pyrR gene encoding bifunctional pyr operon transcriptional regulator/uracil phosphoribosyltransferase PyrR, which translates into the protein MTKQKAVIMDAKQVERAMIRIAHEIVEQNMGTKDLLIIGIKRRGDTLGKRIARIISGIEKTDIPYGAIDITFYRDDLQTIAHQPVVNQTDLNLDVTGKTVILVDDVLYTGRTVRAAIDEILDFGRPKSIELAVLIDRGHRELPIKANYVGKNVPTSHKEIIAVRTQEEDGEEKVIIKELNDEVE
- a CDS encoding tetratricopeptide repeat protein; this translates as MDSDNSQGPEKILAQKKKAIETIIEMGKFYFLNQKFDEAMAEYKKAIALDSKSIDAYYNLGITLEALSDEDGARDAFAKVIELEPGNKGAQEHYDRLVEK